From Dryobates pubescens isolate bDryPub1 chromosome 11, bDryPub1.pri, whole genome shotgun sequence:
AACCTGGTAACCCTCTGCCAAGGGACTACTAAAAATCCAGAGCAAACCTGAACCCCCAACACTGACCCTGACAAGCGCTGTGGTCACTTTGAAGGCTGCAGCGTGCCGGACGCTTGCCCCCACgagagctgcctgggcagggcaggcagagccctggtgaGCAGCACATTTCTGTGCTCAGTCACTGCCATGCCCAGGATGTCTCTGTGAAGGAGACACATTTGTCCCCATTAGCTGTCtctgcacagagccagagaaCATTTTCACTCCCCGCTGGCTGGGGGAGTTGTTTTCCTCCGCACTTGCGCCGCGGCGCAGCCTTGGCATCGCTCATCCCTCCGGCAGCCCTTCGCAGCTAATATCATCCCCGGGACGCTCAGGCAGGGGAAAAGTGAATTTTGTAGTTTCCAGGAAACCTTGGATTGTGTTGGTCTGCTGCAGAGGCGTTCCCCTCGGCGGGGAGGCACCTGGCAGGAGCGTGGGGGCAGGGAAAGCTTTTCATCCCTGATAGCAAAGGCAGATGCGATTCAAGGGCCGGATGTGAGCGATCAGAGCGAGGTCTTCACTGCTGGGTGCCGGTGATCTGATGACAAGAGAAGGCTGGACACCCACCGACCTGAGCAGGTCTTGTGTTCTGCcagtctcctctccctgctagAGCcactgggcagggcagctgggtagGAGTACCTGCCCTTTCCCTGCACCCACCGTTGAAGCACCAAGCCCCCCAGGACTGGCAGCTTGTCCTGCCCActgctccctctccagccctggggttATCTCCACACCCAGAGGGTTTTGGCCCCAACACGTGGTCCCTGTGCCAGCAAAAGGAGCTTGAGAGCAGTGGTGCCCATGGAGAGCTGTGATCATCTGTGGCCACCCCTGTGCTTGGTGGCATGAGgagcttcccttcccctccactcCAGGGATCAGCCtcgtgctccagagcagctctaTCCTACTCCTGGGGACTGaaaccacccccctccccaaccaCAAACCCACAAAGAACGCCCCCCCAGAGCTCTTCAACCACATCACAAGTGTTgcagttggaaaaaaaacaacaaaacaacaaacccaaaccaaaagagTAGGAAAAAGCAGGCTCAGGAAGAGCCCTGAAGGTTTCCACCGGGGAGGGAAGGAGACGAGGGCAGTGTCCTGCCCCCGCAGGGCGTGGGAATGGGGCGGGGAGGCTGTGGGAGTGGAGGGACGCTGACCCCAGCCCCGCAGCGCAGGGCTGCAGTGATCCGGCCCCCTCTCCCCGCCCCCTCAAGCTGAGACCatctctccctgctccagcaggaaaaCGCAGGGATGCTTCCCAGCTGCCCGCGGAGCCGCGTTCTGCCCTGCCGTGCACAGGCGCTGGGGCAtctgtggctgcagagggggctcCCTgcctttcacagcatcacagtagaaccaaggttggaagagaccccaaggatcatcaagtccaacctttcccaacagacctcacaactagaccatggcaccaagtgccatgtccaatctccccttgaacacctccagggacacctctgcccAAACTCGAGGGAATTcgcccacccagccccagcctcaccctccctggccctcggctctccccagcaggaaggtacttgtgctgccatgcagccacagccccatTGCTCGGCCAGAGGCAGCCTCCACAGCTTATTCCACTCCTCCCCGTTTGTAAGTGACTGATTTAAAAGCCtggagcccagagcagggctgggggacagaCATGGACCCCCTGGGCTTTCTTCACTCCCTGCAGGCCGTCACCGgaggaggctctgcagtggCGAGACTCCCTGGAGAAGCTCCTGCAAAACCCCTGTGAGTTCAcatgccctgctgctcctgttccCCCAGCCCACATCCCCTCCTGGTGCTCAGGGAGGGCTCAGGCTCCCcgggagcagcagtgctcagggtGGGCTCGGCCCATCACCAGATGGGCTTGCCAGCTTCCACAGCTTCCTGCGCTCCGAGTTCAGCGAGGAGAACGTCGAGTTCTGGGCGGCCTGCGAGGACTACAAGAAGACTAAGTCACCCTTGAAGATGGCAGAGAAGGCCAAGAAGATCTATGAGGAGTTCATCCAGACGGAGGCACCCAAAGAGGTCAGTTGCCACGGGGCAGGAGATGGTCCTGGGAGagatgaggctgctgctgtggtggcctccagaggagagtgcCACTGGTAGCAGGACACCTTGCACCATGGCTGAGGGGCTCAGAGGGCTTCACCCTCGGCAaggggcagcctcctcccaatGTGTTGCACTCCCACCTCTCACAGCCCCGGTGTTTGCATGCTCAGCCTCTGatgggctgcctcctgccacaggtacctcctccccacagctggctTAGATTAACCATAAGGGCTGAGAGTTTACAGCAGTCCTCCTCCCcgcttcagctgtgctgcaggatggaCCTCATCCTCACAGATTTGCCACCAGCAACTGCCCCAGGACCCTTGTGTGGGTGTtggtggggcagagcaggcaagGGGAGATCCTAGTACCCACCCCTCACAGATTTGCCACCAGTAACTGCCCCAGGACCCTTGTGTGGGTGTtggtggggcagagcaggcaagGGGAGATCCTAGTACCCACCCCTCACAGATTTGCCACCAGTAACTGCCTCAGGACCCTTGTGTGGGTGTtggtggggcagagcaggcaagGGGAGATCCTAGtacccacccctcagcagggcagggtcccCAACCCTGGTACGTTCCACCACAGGTGAATATCGACCACTTCACCAAAGGTGTGACCATGAAGAACCTGGTGGAGCCATCACCCAGCAGCTTTGACATGGCCCAGAAGAGGATCTTTGCCCTGATGGAGAAAGACTCCCTGCCCAGATTCGTGCGGTCAGAGCTCTACCAGGAGCTGGTCAAGTAGCAGTgcggcagggctgtgccaggcgcTCCCCGCGGGCCCTCCCCACTGCTTCTGCCTCCacacctgcccctgctcctgcagctgctttgcttcccCCCTACCACCCCAGAGAGAAAAACCACCCGGGGGCTTTGCTAAACACCTCCCCCTGTGCTTTGGACTGTCAGGTGTCCTGATGTTTCCTCTCCCAGGGTCTCTTTCCTCTCCCACAAAGAACAAACAGCAGGGAGCCCTGGTGACCCTGGGTTTGGGACCCAGAAGGGTGGTGGAGTAGCCCCAGCCCTGCGGTGACCAGGAGCCACTTGGGCAGCCAGCATTGTGGGGCTTGGCTTTAGCTGGAGGCTCTGAGTCACAgctttgccttctctggacctctcaggacacagaatcatagaattgtcagggttgggagggacctcaaggctcagccagtcccaacccccctgccatggcagcaggttgctcacagccacctccagcctggctgcaaacacctccaggcaggaggcttccaccacctccctgggcaacctgtgccaggctctcaccaccctcctggggaacaacttcttcatgATAATTTTTCTCCCAGTTTTGCTCATATGTCTGGTTTGGCTCAGGCTTGCTCCCTCCTCCCAGCTTCCCAGGGTCTTGCTGAGCCTTCTCAGAAGGTCCCCTCTGGgtgctcccctccccagccaagtCCAGCACTCCTCCAGTCCCCGGGTGCAGGCTGGGGCACGTCCTCCATGCAGTTGGCATCATTTTGTCTTCAGGAAGCAGAtgctcagcaggcagagggatggcTGCCCAGTGGGGCTAGCTGTGTGGAAGGGAGAGCGGCacggcagggagggctgggcgCACCTGGCTGGCACCAGGGGCGGGCAGAGCGAGCCTGCAGCGCTGCTTCCCAGTGACACCACTTAGAGCCAGCTGTGAGCCGGTCTGCTTGCTCCACGCTGAAGACAGTAAAGAGGATAAAAGGAGATCTGTTTGTTCAACACACCAGGGCTGTTTAGCAACCCAGACCTCCCTCTCGCTCCAGCCGCTTGCACGCCCTACCCTGTTCCCTGCCTGCCGCCCCTGCCCGCAGCCCCTGCCCGCGCCCCCAGCGCCTCTGCGCAGCCCTCAGCAGCGCCGCTGGCTGGTGGTGTGCTTCGAttgcagcttcagctgctgctgctgctgctgctgcacttccttgctccagctgcttccctctgcagtAGTCAGGCCAGAGCGATACTTCTGCACAAACCCAGTCAAGGGGCATCGatcagaggaaggaggagaatcaTGTTGGTGGAAACAAAGCTGCAGTTGCAACTGTTCAGATCCAACCTGAAACAAAAcgaaacagaacaaaccaaaccaaaacaacccagaacaaaccaaacccaaacaaactaaaccaaaccaaaacaatccagaacaaaccaaacccaaacaaaccaaacccaacccaaacaaacccaacccccaaacctcaAAAAACAAACTCAAACAAAATCCTGCCATGGGAAACAGGAGAAATAAACCCCTGGCTCCTTGAACAGATGGCAAACTCCTCTGAGTTTgtgtttcctctctctcctgtcTCCTCCCATCTGCCCAGGCCAGGTGTTTCCAGGAGGCTGTCTCTTAAAGACCATCTCTTTGTAAACCATTGGgagccagcctgctgctcaccTGCAGGAAAAATCCCATCTGAGGTTGGGGCAAGGGCATGTGTACATGGAAAGCACCTGGTGCCTCATTTCAGcctcaagatcatagaatcatagaactgtcagggttggaagggacctcaaggctcagccagtcccaaccccctgccatggccagggacacctcacaccgcagcaggttgctcacagccacctccagcctggctgcaaacacctccaggcaggaggctgccaccacctccctgggcaacctgtgccagtctctttccaccctcctgggcaacaacttcttcctaacatcccatctcagtctccccatttctagttttgctccatcccccccagtcctatcccaccctgacaccctcaaaagtccctcctcaagATGGATGTGAGGACTCCCCTCCACCATGGGGCGTGGATGTTTCATCCctgtgctggcttcctgctgcagcatctgcagggCTCTGACTTGCAACGAGCTgcttcagccagcagctctccagaggcaGGCAAAACAACCACGCTGGCATCCCAGACCAGCCACCCCCtatcaggctgctcagcctgggctgcaaaAGTCATGAGACTCCATCCTAAATGCAGTAACATAAACAAGGGGCTTGCCAGCCTCTTTaagactttcaaaatctgaTCAAAACCCCACCAGCCCCAAATATTTACATCTTGTCCCCATGGCGACCAAGGAAAACACCTCCCCGGCTGCAGGAAGTGGGCTccgtgctgcaggcagggctgggaggcaggggaaggatgGAGGCTGTCACAAACCTGacatgttttcctttctgttaaGCTCTGGAGCTAATGGCCTGGGAAAGtcagtgctggaggagcaggggctgaggctcctGGGGCATTTCCCCTCGGGTGAGTGCAGGGGGGCAGCCCCAAAGAGCCCAAGGGAGCCCacgagctgcagcagggtcccATCAAAGGGACGTAGGatccccccagcagtgcccaccgACCAgagctggtgggcaacaagggggaggcagggctgagcacaggagtgGGGGCTGGGCCACCTCTTTTGCTGCAGGGTGCTCCCTGCACCCTCCTAATGCTCTGTGAGCTGGTGTCAAGACAAGGGGGTTCAGCATGTTCAAGCTCCCTGTTTGCAGTGTGGCTCATGGAAATGCAGACCCAAACAGGCTTCCCTGCAGAGAGACCCAGAGATTTCAGCTTTACTTCATCCTCTGGCAGCTGTTTCCACATACCCTCACGGTTCCAAAGTGCcagtgctgggatgctgctggaggttgggatgctgctggaggttgggatgctgctggaggtTGGCTTGCTGCATGCTAGCAAAACCTGAGCTGCCATTAGCTGCCACAGCCAagtgtggggcagggggaaggtggCTGGGTAAGTGTTGTGccaaagagaaaggcagaggctgGAGTCAGGAGAGGTGAACCAGCTCTGTTGaaaatccttccccagcttgatTTCTGCTGAAAGACTGGAAGCCTGCTTTAGGAGGTGACTGAGCAGGTGCCAGGGAGATATTGGGTGGTCATCAAGTGTGGCCCCCGAAGCGGTTTGGAGCTCTTGGGAAGTTGTGTTTGTGTAGAAGGGTCCTTTGGCTAATGGCTCAGGCAGGCTCTCCCCAGAAGGGAGGCAGTGCCTGTCCCCACCTCCCGGCTGAGCTTTCCACAGCCCAGAGGCAGTCACTGTCAGGCAGATGCCAGCCATTGTACTCCTGGTAAGAAATACTTCATCTTGTGTATTTTAGCACCCTTACTCTCATGAGATCTGTCACACCTATGGGCACTATCCACATGGCACAGCTCCATCCATATCCCTGTAGACACGTACAAgtgcacacacactcacataTACCTACTCCCATCGCAGGCATCTGGgtgcagagagagaagcagtgagTGAGAGAGCCAAAAAGCAGAGTTTCTGGATGTTGTTGAGGATCCCTcacggggaggggggaggggagggtgttgAGTGCAGTCCTGGATCCCATTGAGGGAAACCTTGGCCATCTACCTGCGTGAACACAAAGGTGCACCTCCCAAAACACCCTCTGAAACCACCCTGTGCCAGTGGCAGCTGGGTGCCCGCAGCCCTGGCGCATCCTGGCACCTGAGCTGGTGCAGGAGGCAGGTCTCGTGCTCTCCAAGGgacccccaagcccctgccgtgGGGCAAGGCAACCCCACGCTGCAGCCAGGGTCCCCAGACACCAGGCACTGCCTCCTTGCCTCCCTGGTGCCCACTCCTCAGCATGGGAACAGGCAGAggagggctccctgcagctgcatccCTGCCTTTAACACCAGGGGATGGTTTGCTGCATGTTTTCTGCTTACTTCAGTCACCTGGAGCCTTGCACCTCCCTGGCCATGGTAAGAagcacccagccctcccctgacACGTtgaggcagggctctgccagcactgcccagtgcCCTGGGGACTGCTGAAACCTGCAAGGCAGCACCCTGGAGGGtgctgagtatcacagtgccacagtccattagagcttggaagggacctccagagctcacccagtccaagcccctgccagagcagcatcacccagggcaggctgcacaggagtgcatccaggtgggctttgtggccaagggctggagcagagtcAGGAGGAGAGTATTGGCTCCtcacagctgtgagcagcaggagttCAGTCTGACATTGTTCTCTGTGTGATTTCCAGTGGAGATCCTCACGAGGGGAAGGCATGGggcactgctgtgtgctgaggaacTGGTTGTGTTAACTCATACTCTTGTACCACTCACTCAGTAATCACACATAAAAGTATTTCTGCTACTCTCTCCACAGAGTGTTCATTTGGCCTCTTGGCACTGAAGGTGCAGCATTGTCCTTACCTTCCACACAGGATGCTCCCAAAACTTACCCAAAAGCCCTGGCAAGACCTCTGAGAGCCTCTGAGAGCTTCTGCAACAAgagatcacacagaatcacagcaacattcaggttggaacagagcctcagcatcaccaagtccaacccagagccctgctctgcaaggctcacccctaacccacagccccaagcaccacagccaaaccaccttccaacacctccaggcttgggcactccaccacctccctgggcagcacattccagtccctgaccactcttgccatcacaaaattcttcctcctgtccagtctgaacctccccagaggcagcttgaggccattccctctgttctgtcactgattccctgtgagcagagaccagcagcagcctctccacaaggtccttgcagggagctgtagacagcaatgaggtctccctcagcctcctcttttccacactaaccatccccagctccttcagtctctcctcatcagatttatctccaggcccttcccagcttccttgccctgctctgccctggctccagcacctccacatctctctgggaTTGAGCTGCCCAAGCCTGGACACcacactccaggtgtggcctccccagaggtgAGTGCCATGGGAcaatcctctccctgctcctgctggccacagcctctctggccccAGCCAGACGTGCTGGTTTCTCAGGAaactgaaaacagaacaaaaatatcatcccaggaggctgctccagagggaactccccagcaccagcagggcaggggcaccctgCCCCGCTGCCTAGAGCTGGCTCAGACTCCAGCAGTAGCTGTGGTGCCTGCAGacagagaggctgagcaggagccagcccagctcctccccacccaTGCTGcctttgggcagcagctctgc
This genomic window contains:
- the RGS5 gene encoding regulator of G-protein signaling 5 — protein: MCKGLAALPHTCLERAKEIKTKLGTLLQKPDSSIDFIIPYPEKPEKPPKAQKPSPEEALQWRDSLEKLLQNPYGLASFHSFLRSEFSEENVEFWAACEDYKKTKSPLKMAEKAKKIYEEFIQTEAPKEVNIDHFTKGVTMKNLVEPSPSSFDMAQKRIFALMEKDSLPRFVRSELYQELVK